One Chiloscyllium punctatum isolate Juve2018m chromosome 33, sChiPun1.3, whole genome shotgun sequence DNA segment encodes these proteins:
- the cyp1a gene encoding cytochrome P450 1A1, whose translation MIGSLGAGLLALSVTEVLLSLAVFSLIFLVIHRRRIRIPPGLKEPPGPSSLPLIGRNLQLGPNPHLRLTALSKQYGDIFQIQIGSRPVVVLSGQDTLKQALIRQGDAFAGRPDLYSFRFINEGKSLTFSHEYTEVWRIRRKLAQSALRTFATDECRNSTHSCLLEEHVSGEAQRLVGIFTELTRNRGAFDPVRYIVVSVANVICALCFGKRYAHDDQEFLGVLSVADEFVKTAASGNLADFVPILRYLPGCSMRKFININIQFTNFIKKIVTEHYNTFDKDNIRDITDSLIDHCQDKKVDENANIQISDEKIVGLVNDLFGAGFDTITTGLSWTIMYLVKYPDIQKKVQEEIDENIGRARSPQISDKLLLPYTEAFILESFRHSSFVPFTIPHCTTKDTTLNGYFIPKNTCVFVNQWQVNHDSSLWKDPFTFCPQRFLNPDGKSINKAESEKLLLFGMGKRRCIGESIGRIEIFLFFTALVQQLQFEKKPGQDIDMTPQYGLTMKHKRCEVQVVHRFPATE comes from the exons ATGATCGGGAGTCTTGGTGCTGGGCTGCTGGCCTTGTCGGTCACCGAGGTGCTTCTGAGTCTCGCCGTCTTCTCGCTCATCTTCCTGGTGATCCACAGGCGCCGGATCCGAATCCCCCCGGGGCTTAAGGAGCCGCCGGGTCCGTCCAGCCTGCCTCTGATCGGCAGGAACCTGCAGCTGGGACCGAACCCGCACCTGAGACTGACCGCTCTGAGCAAGCAGTACGGAGACATCTTCCAGATCCAGATCGGGAGCCGGCCAGTGGTGGTGCTGAGCGGGCAGGACACTCTCAAGCAAGCGCTCATCAGGCAGGGGGACGCTTTCGCCGGGAGGCCGGATCTCTACAGCTTCAGGTTCATCAACGAAGGCAAGAGCCTGACCTTCAGCCACGAGTACACCGAGGTGTGGAGGATCCGTCGGAAGCTGGCGCAGAGCGCGCTGCGCACCTTCGCCACGGACGAGTGCAGGAACTCCACGCACTCGTGCCTGCTGGAGGAGCATGTGAGCGGCGAGGCGCAGCGGCTGGTCGGCATCTTCACCGAGCTGACCCGCAATCGCGGCGCCTTCGACCCGGTCCGCTACATTGTGGTGTCGGTGGCCAACGTCATCTGCGCCCTGTGCTTCGGGAAGCGGTACGCCCACGACGACCAGGAGTTCCTCGGCGTCCTCAGCGTGGCCGACGAGTTCGTGAAGACCGCGGCGTCCGGTAACCTGGCCGACTTCGTCCCCATCCTCCGCTACCTGCCCGGCTGCTCCATGAGGAAATTCATCAACATCAACATCCAGTTCACGAACTTCATCAAAAAGATTGTCACGGAACATTACAACACCTTTGACAAG GATAATATACGCGATATAACCGATTCCCTGATCGATCACTGTCAGGACAAAAAAGTGGACGAGAATGCTAACATTCAGATATCTGATGAAAAAATCGTCGGCCTGGTTAATGATCTATTTGGAGCTG GTTTTGACACCATAACCACAGGGCTGTCCTGGACCATTATGTACCTGGTTAAATatcctgacattcagaagaaagtGCAAGAGGAAATAG ATGAAAACATTGGCAGAGCTCGAAGCCCACAGATATCGGACAAGTTACTACTGCCATATACAGAAGCTTTCATATTGGAGAGCTTCCGCCACTCATCCTTTGTCCCATTCACCATTCCTCATTG CACAACAAAAGACACAACGCTGAATGGATATTTTATCCCTAAAAATACATGTGTTTTTGTGAACCAGTGGCAAGTGAATCATGACTC GTCACTCTGGAAAGACCCATTTACTTTCTGCCCACAACGGTTCTTAAACCCTGATGGAAAAAGCATCAACAAAGCAGAAAGTGAAAAGTTGCTACTGTTTGGCATGGGAAAAAGGAGATGTATTGGAGAATCCATTGGCCGCATAGAAATCTTCTTGTTTTTCACTGCTCTTGTCCAACAGCTGCAATTCGAGAAAAAGCCAGGTCAGGACATTGATATGACCCCACAGTATGGATTGACTATGAAACACAAGAGATGTGAAGTGCAAGTGGTGCACCGTTTCCCAGCTACTGAATGA